One part of the Andrena cerasifolii isolate SP2316 chromosome 4, iyAndCera1_principal, whole genome shotgun sequence genome encodes these proteins:
- the LOC143367855 gene encoding 3'-5' ssDNA/RNA exonuclease TatD, with translation MAENVTASNAEEKAVSSAMTQCYENYIIVDVGANLTNKKYSRDLDSVIQRAKDAGVQKIMVTGASIRSSKEALRLTRIYPGTLYSTAGVHPHDAKSWESPDTLQELESIANNPECVAIGECGLDYSRDFSDPETQRAVFHKQVELACQLNKPLIIHERGAQTDVVEVLDHYKNCLPPVLIHSFIGTAEEAQVYLDHGFYLGITGYLCKDKSDSGIRQLLERGLAPLERILVETDAPFMYPNTRASKLPTHVKDALTERSMTFLHRYCTFQRNEPCALPAIVEMVAAFMRITPEEVALATAFNALKLFGLNQ, from the coding sequence ATGGCCGAGAATGTTACCGCATCGAACGCGGAGGAGAAAGCTGTTTCCTCTGCCATGACGCAGtgttatgaaaattatattatagTCGACGTCGGCGCCAATCTTACGAATAAGAAGTACAGTAGGGATTTAGATAGCGTAATTCAGAGGGCAAAGGATGCCGGGGTACAGAAGATTATGGTAACAGGTGCGAGTATCCGCTCTAGTAAAGAAGCGCTACGATTAACTAGGATATACCCCGGCACTCTTTATTCCACCGCTGGAGTGCATCCGCACGATGCAAAGTCTTGGGAGAGTCCTGACACTTTACAGGAACTCGAGAGTATAGCCAATAACCCAGAGTGCGTGGCAATAGGAGAATGCGGTCTAGATTACAGTCGCGACTTCTCCGATCCCGAGACACAGCGAGCCGTGTTTCATAAACAAGTAGAACTCGCGTGCCAATTGAATAAACCACTTATAATACACGAAAGAGGCGCTCAAACAGATGTTGTAGAAGTTCTCGACCATTACAAAAATTGCTTGCCGCCGGTTTTAATTCACTCGTTTATCGGTACTGCAGAGGAAGCACAAGTTTATTTAGATCACGGCTTTTATCTAGGGATTACGGGGTACCTCTGTAAAGATAAGTCTGACAGCGGAATCAGGCAACTGTTAGAAAGGGGGCTCGCGCCTTTAGAGAGAATTTTAGTAGAAACAGATGCTCCGTTCATGTATCCTAACACCAGAGCCAGTAAACTGCCCACGCATGTTAAAGATGCTCTCACAGAACGTTCCATGACATTTCTCCATCGTTATTGTACTTTCCAACGTAACGAACCATGTGCCTTGCCAGCAATAGTGGAAATGGTAGCGGCGTTTATGCGGATCACTCCGGAAGAAGTTGCCTTAGCTACTGCTTTCAATGCTTTAAAGTTGTTTGGTCTGAATCAGTGA